One window of Elaeis guineensis isolate ETL-2024a chromosome 11, EG11, whole genome shotgun sequence genomic DNA carries:
- the LOC105034381 gene encoding uncharacterized protein, which translates to MNVALKNISRAIHHPASGYVQGINDLVTPFLMVFLSEHLDGGMESWSVLDLSPQKISNVKADCYWCLSQLLDGMQDHYTFAQPGIPRLSFKLKELVHRIAERVSRHMEEEGLEFLQFAFCWFNCLLVCEIPFHLVTRLWDTYLAEGDALPNFLCIYVLAFC; encoded by the exons ATGAATGTTGCCTTAAAAAATATTTCCAGGGCCATTCATCATCCAGCAAGTGGATATGTTCAAGGAATCAATGATCTTGTTacaccatttcttatggtgttctTGTCAGAACATCTAGATGGTGGCATGGAGAGTTGGTCTGTTTTGGATCTCTCACCTCAGAAAATCTCTAATGTGAAAGCTGACTGCTATTGGTGTCTCTCCCAATTGCTTGATGGTATGCAAGACCATTACACATTTGCCCAACCAGGAATTCCGCGTCTTAGTTTCAAACTGAAAGAGCTAGTTCATCGGATAGCTG AACGAGTTTCAAGACACATGGAGGAGGAAGGGCTGGAGTTTCTTCAGTTTGCTTTTTGCTGGTTTAACTGTCTCCTTGTATGTGAG ATCCCATTTCATCTAGTTACACGTTTGTGGGATACTTATCTTGCGGAAGGAGATGCACTGCCAAATTTCTTGTGTATATATGTGCTAGCCTTCTGTTAA